The following are from one region of the Nocardia terpenica genome:
- a CDS encoding acetate kinase: MSAGEAMQVLVINSGSSSIKYQLLDPNSGTVSAHGQVSRIGESVASGAPTVEHYGGGRTFEHDGPIADHAAGLRVVFDLFARSGHDLTGEGLAAVGHRVVHGGEVFYRPTLVTDAVVAAIEELSSLAPLHNPANVMGIESARRLLPDVPQVAVFDTAFFHGLPDAAKTYAIDTKVAAAHGIRRYGFHGTSHEYVSGQVARLLGRDPATVNQIVLHLGNGASASAIRGGRAVDTSMGLTPLEGLVMGTRSGDIDPGVLLHLARTAGMGIEAIDALLNRDSGLKGLAGVNDFRELGRLIDTGDAAARLAYGVYIHRLRRYLGAYLVELGQVDAITFTAGVGENNAQVRADALAGLTRFGITVDPVRNTAKDRTARHISPPGADIAVLVVPTNEELAIARAAAHLIR, from the coding sequence ATGAGCGCAGGAGAGGCAATGCAGGTCCTGGTCATCAACTCCGGGTCGTCATCGATCAAATATCAACTGCTGGACCCGAATTCGGGTACCGTGTCGGCGCACGGGCAGGTGTCGCGGATCGGTGAGTCGGTTGCCTCCGGCGCGCCGACGGTCGAACATTACGGCGGCGGACGGACATTCGAGCACGACGGCCCGATCGCCGACCACGCCGCCGGGCTGCGGGTGGTGTTCGATCTGTTCGCGCGCAGCGGTCACGACCTGACCGGCGAGGGGCTGGCCGCGGTCGGCCACCGGGTGGTGCACGGCGGCGAGGTGTTCTACCGGCCGACGCTGGTGACCGACGCCGTGGTGGCCGCCATCGAGGAGCTGTCTTCGCTTGCGCCGCTGCACAATCCGGCGAACGTGATGGGTATCGAGTCGGCGCGGCGGCTGCTGCCGGACGTGCCGCAGGTTGCGGTGTTCGACACCGCCTTCTTCCACGGCCTGCCCGATGCCGCCAAGACCTACGCCATCGATACGAAAGTGGCTGCCGCGCACGGGATCCGACGCTACGGGTTCCACGGCACCTCGCACGAGTACGTGTCCGGTCAGGTGGCGCGGCTGCTGGGACGGGATCCGGCGACGGTGAATCAGATCGTGCTGCACCTGGGCAACGGGGCCTCGGCCTCGGCGATCCGGGGCGGGCGCGCGGTCGACACCAGCATGGGCCTCACCCCGCTCGAGGGCCTGGTGATGGGCACCCGCTCCGGCGATATCGACCCCGGCGTGCTGCTGCATCTGGCGCGCACCGCCGGGATGGGCATCGAGGCGATCGACGCTCTGCTGAACCGGGATTCGGGCCTGAAGGGGCTGGCCGGGGTGAACGACTTCCGCGAGCTGGGGCGGCTCATCGACACCGGCGACGCCGCGGCCCGCCTCGCCTACGGCGTCTACATCCACCGGCTACGCCGCTACCTGGGCGCCTATCTGGTCGAGCTGGGCCAGGTGGACGCCATCACCTTCACCGCCGGGGTGGGCGAGAACAACGCCCAGGTCCGCGCCGACGCCCTCGCCGGGCTGACCCGCTTCGGCATCACCGTCGACCCGGTCCGCAACACCGCCAAAGACCGCACCGCCCGCCACATCTCACCCCCCGGCGCCGACATAGCCGTCCTGGTCGTCCCCACCAACGAAGAACTGGCCATAGCCCGCGCCGCCGCCCACCTCATCCGCTGA
- the thiE gene encoding thiamine phosphate synthase: MQPSHPHRSVTPRERLDSALLYLCTDARRDKGDLAAFADAALAGGVDIIQLRDKGSPGEARFGPLEARGELGALAELKAAARRHGALLAVNDRADIAHAAGADVLHLGQDDLPPWYARKIVGPDVLLGRSTHDRDQAGLAAIDEHIDYFCTGPVWATPTKPGRAAAGIDLVRATAADRPSRPWFAIGGIDGDRLPEVLDAGATRVVVVRAITDASDPQAAARALKHRLLENVYGTK, encoded by the coding sequence GTGCAGCCGTCCCATCCCCACCGATCCGTGACACCGCGCGAGCGCCTCGATTCGGCGCTGCTCTACCTGTGCACCGACGCCCGCCGCGACAAGGGCGATCTGGCCGCGTTCGCCGACGCGGCGCTGGCGGGCGGGGTCGACATCATCCAGCTGCGGGACAAGGGCTCGCCCGGTGAGGCGAGGTTCGGGCCGCTGGAGGCGCGCGGCGAACTCGGGGCGCTGGCCGAGCTGAAGGCGGCCGCGCGCCGGCACGGCGCGCTGCTCGCGGTGAACGATCGCGCCGATATCGCGCACGCCGCCGGGGCCGACGTGCTGCACCTGGGGCAGGACGATCTGCCGCCCTGGTACGCGCGCAAGATCGTCGGGCCGGATGTGCTGCTCGGCCGCTCGACCCACGACCGCGACCAGGCCGGTCTGGCCGCCATCGACGAGCACATCGATTACTTCTGCACCGGACCGGTGTGGGCCACACCCACCAAGCCCGGCCGTGCCGCCGCGGGTATCGACCTGGTCCGCGCCACCGCCGCCGATCGCCCCTCCCGCCCGTGGTTCGCCATCGGCGGCATCGACGGCGACCGACTGCCCGAGGTGCTGGACGCCGGTGCCACGCGAGTGGTCGTGGTCCGTGCCATCACCGACGCGAGCGATCCGCAGGCCGCGGCCCGTGCGCTCAAGCACAGGTTGCTGGAAAACGTGTACGGCACCAAATGA
- a CDS encoding LacI family DNA-binding transcriptional regulator — protein MAYPKKRGTGRDVHYTAYFAVAPQVYEPVKDPETGRVKKFDTEKRAQKAADDAEINYKVAQAAAMAVAETYGTPADMRGSRDLPAFAAYADRWYGRQDLARGTMDYYKRGLENHLIPYFGEKRLDEIDKDIVAAWERYEREEAGNNRSSIHNWRSLLHTVMSDALDEYPSIGRNPADRKRGRGRRTNRHRRAAVLAAPIIGDFDGLLLAERAAVLSRRPDEFVAETTRRWCGLRTGELWGLQTKCVANGRIHVEAQLTEIDGAQFVEDPKDESFRAIDLPPFLGKLVEDHIARASPRSCPCHGLTFVFSGRPRKNPKSLNDGVSLASVARHLGVSKRTVQIAFGSPGQISEDTRRRVLDAAGELGYIPPNPNEIQPHWWRGDYYKWIYVPAATGTYTPHRKGEPRRPVVVDATEFPGVPVRGPYAARRASGEWSPITNVTRPHWNRHSHRTILTEMGVPKVLIDERIGHSDTSVQAVYTHVTQKMRGDLVEELEARWWRAVDARLALHPRSVVPLLDEILYARAKEIGLSIAA, from the coding sequence ATGGCGTACCCCAAGAAGCGCGGCACCGGTCGGGATGTCCACTACACCGCGTACTTCGCAGTCGCTCCACAGGTCTACGAACCGGTGAAGGACCCGGAAACCGGGCGGGTCAAGAAGTTCGACACCGAGAAGCGAGCCCAGAAGGCTGCCGATGACGCTGAAATCAACTACAAGGTGGCTCAGGCTGCGGCCATGGCGGTCGCCGAAACCTACGGAACGCCAGCCGATATGCGCGGCTCGCGGGACCTCCCAGCCTTCGCGGCTTACGCGGACCGCTGGTACGGGCGGCAAGATCTCGCGCGCGGGACGATGGATTACTACAAGCGTGGCCTAGAGAACCACCTGATCCCCTACTTCGGGGAGAAACGGCTCGACGAGATCGACAAGGACATAGTCGCCGCATGGGAGCGTTACGAGCGCGAGGAGGCGGGCAACAATCGGTCCAGCATCCACAATTGGCGCAGCCTGCTGCACACGGTGATGTCCGACGCCCTCGATGAGTACCCGTCGATCGGCCGGAACCCTGCTGATCGGAAACGGGGCCGGGGAAGACGGACAAACCGTCACCGCCGGGCGGCGGTGCTGGCGGCACCGATCATCGGCGATTTCGACGGGCTGCTGCTGGCTGAGCGAGCCGCGGTCCTGTCGAGGCGGCCCGATGAATTTGTCGCTGAGACGACTCGGCGGTGGTGCGGGTTGCGAACCGGTGAGTTATGGGGGTTGCAGACGAAATGTGTTGCGAATGGGCGCATCCATGTGGAGGCGCAGCTGACCGAGATCGACGGCGCGCAGTTCGTGGAGGACCCGAAGGACGAATCGTTCCGCGCTATCGATCTGCCGCCATTCCTGGGCAAGCTGGTTGAAGACCACATCGCACGTGCCAGTCCGCGGTCTTGTCCCTGCCACGGCCTGACATTCGTGTTCTCCGGGCGTCCGCGTAAGAACCCCAAGAGTCTGAACGACGGCGTATCCCTGGCGAGCGTCGCACGCCATCTGGGCGTGTCGAAGAGGACAGTGCAGATCGCTTTCGGTTCTCCAGGACAGATCTCGGAGGACACCCGTCGCCGCGTCCTCGACGCTGCGGGCGAGCTGGGATACATCCCGCCGAACCCGAACGAGATTCAGCCGCACTGGTGGCGTGGGGACTACTACAAGTGGATCTATGTTCCGGCTGCGACCGGCACCTACACGCCTCACCGCAAAGGCGAGCCTCGTCGACCGGTCGTGGTCGATGCGACCGAGTTTCCCGGTGTTCCGGTTCGCGGCCCGTATGCGGCAAGGCGGGCGTCTGGGGAGTGGTCGCCGATCACGAATGTGACTCGCCCGCACTGGAATCGGCATTCGCACCGGACGATCCTGACCGAGATGGGTGTACCGAAGGTGCTGATCGATGAGCGGATCGGGCATAGCGATACGTCGGTGCAGGCGGTCTACACGCACGTGACACAGAAGATGCGCGGCGATCTGGTCGAGGAACTGGAAGCGCGGTGGTGGCGCGCGGTGGATGCGCGGCTTGCTCTGCATCCGCGATCGGTGGTTCCGCTCCTGGACGAGATCCTTTACGCTCGCGCCAAGGAGATCGGCTTGTCGATTGCTGCGTGA
- a CDS encoding tetratricopeptide repeat protein codes for MNSPEGTRAAGLEAQAGSPGGARGGVGVQAVSGGGAQDRGAGLVETGVMAGRGEGQSSGRTGRSGRTRGAVRRLGAGLVPIAAEAPVDPRTAVLADPVVAEGRRFCWRCGKPVGRATAEHAATSSGVCETCGAAYDFRPHLHAGEVVAGQYEIQGCIAHGGLGWIYLAVDRKVSDRWVVLKGLLHAGDTEAQAVAVAERQYLAELAHPSIVKIHNFVEYPSPDGTSVGYIVMEYVGGRSLRAMLDTYERPRRMPVAEAIAYVLEVLPALEYLHSLELAYNDLKPDNIMVTEDQVKLIDLGATAPFESYGNLYGTRGFQAPEFTKTGPSAASDIYTVGRTLAVLTLNVPMERGRYLDVIPEPADEPVLTRYESFHRLLLRATDPDPRRRFPSARVMANQLAGVLREILATDTGTEHPQLSTMFSPTRTSFGTGELVAQTDAYVDGIARGKHLHASDVAAALPVPLIDPADPAAALLAGTAHPEPQHALDAVRIARQRAAAEPGGAPETFSLEATFAEVRIQLDLEHPAAARDLLSAMDDSDWRVDWYRGLAALQEREYEQAYGHFDAVLQALPGEIAPKLALAATAELVLQHWDSADPEQWRACAEKFYGTVWRTDRGVVSAAFGLARQLAAAGRVIEAVRALDEVPAASRHYSEARMTAVLLLLTAAPVDELEESTLHIAAARVRSLPPGEPRAAQMRVLVLGTALAWLRAGRTPKLSDATLFGEPFAERDLRQGVESGLRALARTAPGRTHRYALVDLANSLRAKTWF; via the coding sequence GTGAATTCGCCTGAAGGAACCCGGGCGGCGGGGCTCGAGGCGCAGGCGGGTTCGCCGGGTGGAGCACGCGGAGGCGTTGGGGTGCAGGCGGTTTCGGGGGGCGGGGCACAGGACCGCGGGGCGGGGCTGGTGGAGACGGGGGTTATGGCGGGGCGGGGGGAGGGGCAGTCGTCGGGGCGGACGGGGAGGAGTGGGCGGACTCGGGGGGCGGTGCGGCGGTTGGGGGCGGGGCTGGTGCCTATTGCGGCGGAGGCGCCGGTGGATCCGCGGACGGCGGTGCTTGCCGATCCGGTGGTGGCGGAGGGGCGGCGGTTCTGCTGGCGGTGTGGGAAACCGGTCGGGCGGGCGACGGCCGAGCATGCGGCGACCAGTTCGGGGGTGTGTGAGACCTGCGGGGCGGCTTACGATTTCCGGCCGCACCTGCATGCGGGCGAGGTGGTGGCGGGGCAGTACGAGATCCAGGGCTGCATCGCGCACGGCGGGCTGGGGTGGATCTACCTGGCCGTCGACCGCAAGGTGAGCGACCGCTGGGTGGTGCTCAAGGGCCTGCTGCACGCCGGGGACACCGAGGCGCAGGCGGTGGCCGTGGCCGAGCGGCAGTACCTGGCCGAACTGGCGCACCCGAGCATCGTCAAGATCCACAACTTCGTCGAATACCCGAGCCCGGACGGCACGTCCGTCGGCTACATCGTCATGGAATACGTGGGCGGCCGCTCGCTGCGCGCCATGCTCGACACCTACGAGCGGCCGCGGCGCATGCCGGTGGCGGAGGCCATCGCCTATGTGCTGGAGGTGCTTCCGGCGCTGGAGTACCTGCATTCGCTGGAGCTGGCCTACAACGATCTCAAGCCGGACAACATCATGGTCACCGAGGACCAGGTGAAGCTCATCGACCTGGGCGCCACCGCACCCTTCGAGTCGTACGGAAACCTGTACGGCACCAGGGGTTTTCAGGCGCCGGAATTCACCAAGACCGGGCCCAGCGCGGCCTCGGACATCTACACCGTCGGCCGCACGCTCGCCGTGCTCACGCTGAACGTGCCGATGGAGCGGGGCCGCTACCTCGACGTGATCCCCGAGCCCGCCGACGAACCCGTGCTGACCCGCTACGAGTCGTTCCACCGGCTGCTGCTGCGCGCCACCGACCCGGACCCGCGGCGGCGTTTCCCGTCGGCGCGCGTGATGGCCAACCAGCTGGCGGGCGTGCTGCGCGAGATCCTGGCCACGGACACCGGCACCGAGCATCCGCAGCTGTCGACGATGTTCAGCCCCACCCGCACCAGCTTCGGCACCGGGGAACTGGTCGCGCAGACCGACGCCTACGTCGACGGCATCGCCCGCGGCAAACACCTGCACGCCTCCGATGTCGCTGCGGCACTGCCGGTTCCGCTCATCGATCCGGCGGATCCGGCGGCGGCGCTGCTGGCCGGGACCGCCCATCCCGAGCCGCAGCACGCGCTGGACGCGGTGCGCATCGCCCGCCAGCGCGCCGCGGCCGAACCGGGCGGGGCGCCGGAAACCTTCTCGCTGGAGGCGACTTTCGCCGAGGTGCGCATCCAGCTGGATCTGGAGCATCCGGCCGCCGCGCGCGACCTGCTGAGCGCGATGGACGATTCCGACTGGCGGGTGGACTGGTACCGGGGCCTGGCCGCCCTGCAGGAGCGCGAATACGAGCAGGCGTACGGCCACTTCGACGCCGTGCTGCAGGCGCTGCCCGGCGAGATCGCCCCCAAGCTGGCGCTGGCCGCCACCGCGGAACTGGTGCTGCAGCACTGGGATTCGGCGGATCCGGAGCAGTGGCGCGCCTGCGCGGAGAAGTTCTACGGCACGGTCTGGCGCACCGATCGCGGCGTGGTCAGCGCCGCCTTCGGCCTGGCCCGCCAGCTCGCCGCGGCCGGGCGGGTGATCGAGGCCGTGCGGGCGCTGGACGAGGTTCCGGCCGCCTCCCGCCACTACAGCGAGGCCCGCATGACCGCCGTGCTGTTGCTGCTGACCGCGGCCCCGGTGGACGAGCTCGAGGAGTCCACCCTGCACATCGCCGCGGCCCGGGTCCGATCGCTGCCGCCGGGTGAACCGCGCGCGGCCCAGATGCGGGTGCTGGTGCTCGGGACCGCGCTGGCCTGGCTGCGCGCCGGGCGCACGCCCAAGCTGTCCGATGCCACGCTGTTCGGCGAGCCGTTCGCCGAACGCGATCTGCGCCAGGGCGTCGAGTCGGGATTGCGCGCGCTGGCCCGCACCGCGCCGGGCCGCACGCATCGTTACGCGCTGGTCGATCTGGCCAATTCGCTGCGGGCCAAGACCTGGTTCTGA
- a CDS encoding glutamate ABC transporter substrate-binding protein: MTGARRTLIAALAMTALLGGCSGVPSASRVLRTGDYTEPPLPAKAAPAQTSSPVPPTPVPACDNPTASLRPDGSTHGPTIDAIRARGRLLVGLDPGSNLFSFRDPISGTLAGFDVDIAKEIARDLFGDPERIEYRILNSADRERALEEHTVDVVVKTMSITCERRRNVDFSTVYLMSHQRVLVVKNSGIGGLADLAGKRVCVATGTTSLDLIRRDQPAAAIVTVPAWADCLVVLQQRQVDAVSTDDALLAGLAVQDPYTEVVGDNLSVEPYGVGIPKGNDDMVRFVNGTLDRIRTDGTWTRLYQHWLRSVLGPTPGPPQPIYQD; the protein is encoded by the coding sequence ATGACGGGCGCGCGCCGGACGCTGATCGCCGCGCTGGCGATGACGGCGCTGCTGGGCGGCTGCTCCGGGGTGCCCTCGGCCTCGCGGGTGCTGCGCACCGGCGACTACACCGAACCCCCGCTGCCCGCGAAAGCCGCTCCGGCGCAGACCAGTTCGCCGGTGCCGCCCACCCCGGTCCCGGCCTGCGACAACCCCACCGCCAGCCTGCGGCCCGACGGCAGCACGCACGGTCCGACCATCGACGCGATCCGCGCCCGCGGCCGCCTGCTGGTGGGCCTGGATCCGGGCAGCAATCTGTTCAGCTTCCGCGATCCGATCAGCGGCACCCTGGCCGGATTCGATGTCGACATCGCCAAGGAGATCGCACGGGACCTGTTCGGCGACCCGGAGCGCATCGAGTATCGCATCCTCAATTCCGCCGATCGGGAACGCGCGCTGGAGGAGCACACCGTCGACGTGGTGGTGAAGACCATGAGCATCACCTGCGAGCGGCGCCGCAACGTCGACTTCTCCACCGTGTATCTGATGTCGCACCAGCGGGTGCTGGTGGTGAAGAACTCCGGCATCGGCGGCCTGGCCGACCTGGCGGGTAAGCGGGTGTGCGTGGCCACCGGGACCACCTCGCTGGACCTGATCCGGCGCGACCAGCCCGCCGCCGCCATCGTGACCGTGCCCGCCTGGGCCGACTGCCTGGTGGTGCTGCAGCAGCGGCAGGTCGACGCGGTCAGCACCGACGACGCCCTGCTGGCCGGGCTGGCCGTGCAGGACCCCTACACCGAGGTGGTGGGCGACAACCTCAGCGTCGAGCCGTACGGCGTCGGCATCCCCAAGGGCAACGACGACATGGTCCGCTTCGTCAACGGCACCCTGGACCGAATCCGCACCGACGGCACCTGGACCCGCCTCTACCAACACTGGCTCCGCTCGGTCCTCGGCCCCACCCCCGGCCCCCCACAACCGATCTACCAGGACTGA
- a CDS encoding NUDIX hydrolase, whose translation MQGDGDGFVKNPDGTRQWGLYGAAGLLLRAPLPGGGAAVLLQHRAPWSHQGGTWALPGGARDSHETSVHAAVREANEEAGIKPEAVRVRGSRVTATAPSGWTYTTVVADALEPLPTIANKESAELAWVPEEEVTQRPLHPGFAAAWPTLRAESARLSLAGLPDPDTVAAALPRTLDLANRGFVWLHPGTTGRPARITAPDDPTDPSENILLLTLEQVLS comes from the coding sequence ATGCAGGGTGACGGAGACGGCTTCGTAAAAAACCCGGACGGAACGCGGCAGTGGGGTTTGTACGGAGCGGCCGGTCTTCTGCTGCGCGCCCCGCTTCCCGGCGGCGGAGCGGCGGTCCTGCTTCAGCATCGCGCACCGTGGAGCCATCAGGGCGGGACCTGGGCGCTGCCCGGCGGCGCCCGCGACAGCCACGAGACCAGCGTGCACGCCGCGGTTCGGGAGGCGAACGAGGAGGCCGGGATCAAGCCCGAGGCGGTCCGGGTGCGCGGCAGCCGGGTGACCGCCACCGCCCCCAGCGGCTGGACCTACACCACGGTGGTGGCCGACGCCCTCGAGCCCCTGCCCACCATCGCGAACAAGGAGAGCGCCGAATTGGCCTGGGTCCCTGAGGAAGAGGTGACCCAGCGCCCCCTGCACCCCGGCTTCGCCGCCGCCTGGCCCACACTCCGCGCCGAATCGGCCCGCCTCAGCCTCGCCGGACTCCCCGATCCCGACACGGTCGCCGCCGCCCTCCCCCGCACCCTGGACCTCGCCAACCGAGGCTTCGTCTGGCTCCACCCCGGCACAACGGGCCGCCCCGCCCGCATCACCGCCCCGGACGACCCCACCGATCCATCCGAAAACATCCTCCTGCTCACCCTCGAGCAGGTCCTCTCCTGA